One genomic window of Cannabis sativa cultivar Pink pepper isolate KNU-18-1 chromosome 2, ASM2916894v1, whole genome shotgun sequence includes the following:
- the LOC115719047 gene encoding probable sphingolipid transporter spinster homolog 2, giving the protein MKLIFNKNFLLNNLGLIFYTFVLGAYSFWGPKAGYVLYEMNNADNIFGGMTLLCGVVGTLFGGWILSYTGNSINYAFKIQSFSTYLGTFLCLGAFFTTNRILFIGLFGMGEVALFVVQGATYYTSLHCVPPHTKSTAMFVSQLIIHTLGDVISFPLVGHILDWTHNWRTTCIILTSVLFVAAICWTIGIFVSKENITEESMESTSEGQITSSSSSVSLVNL; this is encoded by the exons ATGAAATTGATATTTAATAAGAACTTTCTATTAAATAATTTGg gacTTATATTTTATACCTTTGTATTAGGTGCCTATTCATTTTGGGGACCTAAAGCAGGATATGTACTTTATGAAATG AATAATGCAGACAATATTTTTGGAGGAATGACTCTCCTATGCGGAGTAGTGGGAACATTATTTGGAGGTTGGATTTTGAGTTATACAGGAAATTCGATTAATTATGCTTTCAAG ATTCAATCTTTCTCAACCTACTTAGGCACATTTTTATGTTTGGGTGCCTTTTTCACCACCAATAGAATCCTATTTATTGGATTATTTGGTATGGGTGAGGTTGCATTGTTTGTTGTTCAG GGAGCTACATATTATACAAGTCTTCATTGTGTGCCACCACATACAAAGTCCACAGCAATGTTTGTTTCACAACTAATCATACACACATTGGGAGATGTTATATCTTTCCCCCTTGTTGGTCACATTCTG gatTGGACACATAATTGGAGAACAACTTGTATCATATTAACTTCTGTTCTCTTTGTAGCAGCTATATGTTGGACTATTG gTATTTTTGTGAGTAAAGAGAACATAACTGAGGAAAGCATGGAAAGTACAAGTGAAGGACAAATAACATCATCTTCATCCTCAGTTTCTTTAGTTAATTTatga